A genomic stretch from Thalassophryne amazonica chromosome 18, fThaAma1.1, whole genome shotgun sequence includes:
- the nog3 gene encoding noggin-3: MENSLYLLAALVLVGSLVFRIEEAMCQHYYLLRPIPSDTLPLVPLTEDPDPLLDPKEKDLNETELRSALGGHFDAHFMSVSAPGYRHAGHAGHEDSSDADFRNKLSGAMPKEIRAMEFEVHNGKKQKPSKKLRRRLQLWLWSYALCPVVHAWTDLGTRFWPRYVKVGNCSNKRSCSVPEGMICKPAKSAHFTVLRWWCVQRKAGLKCAWIPVQYPVVSECKCSCPT, from the coding sequence ATGGAAAACTCCCTTTATCTGCTGGCTGCGCTCGTGCTCGTGGGTTCTCTGGTCTTCAGGATCGAGGAGGCCATGTGTCAACACTACTACCTCCTCCGGCCCATCCCCAGCGACACCCTCCCCCTCGTGCCTCTCACAGAGGACCCCGATCCGCTGCTGGACCCGAAGGAAAAGGACCTGAACGAGACCGAGCTCCGGAGCGCGCTGGGCGGCCACTTCGACGCGCACTTCATGTCCGTCAGCGCGCCGGGGTACAGACACGCAGGACACGCGGGACACGAGGACTCCAGCGACGCGGACTTTCGGAACAAGCTGTCAGGAGCGATGCCCAAAGAGATCCGGGCCATGGAGTTCGAGGTCCACAACGGCAAGAAGCAGAAGCCGAGTAAGAAGCTGCGCAGGCGGCTGCAGCTGTGGCTGTGGTCGTACGCGCTGTGCCCGGTGGTCCACGCGTGGACCGACCTGGGCACCAGGTTCTGGCCGCGCTACGTGAAGGTGGGGAACTGCTCCAATAAGCGGTCGTGTTCGGTCCCCGAAGGGATGATCTGCAAACCCGCAAAGTCCGCTCACTTCACCGTCCTGCGCTGGTGGTGCGTCCAGAGGAAGGCGGGTCTGAAGTGCGCCTGGATCCCGGTCCAGTACCCGGTGGTCTCCGAGTGCAAGTGTTCGTGCCCCACCTAA